Genomic segment of Candidatus Binatus sp.:
CGTGAGCGCACGCGGGTCACGTGTCAACCATTATGGCAAGTTCATCGCGCCTTGAAAGCCGCGGTGTCGCTATTGATAATCAAAGTGGAAGCATCACGGGATATTGCGGGTAAGCCCGATGAGTACTGAACGTCAGGCAGACTTTTACGAAGCGGAACTGCCGCAGGCGTCGCTCGAACTGGCCAAGCTGCGCGCCTCGAGCGACTACGTGGCGCCGTTCGAGATCGTGCGGCGGCGCGTGATCGACGACGTCAACGAAGGCAGGATGACGGTCGATGCGACGGTCGTAATCCGAATTGGCAACGTCGAGGAAACCGAAGCGGCGTCGGGCGTCGGCGTAGTGCACGCGCTCGACGTGGCGCTGCGCAAGGCGCTGCTGAAATATTTTCCATACCTCGAGCCGGTGCGCGTGATCGAAACCTACCAGCATGCGACCGGCGAC
This window contains:
- a CDS encoding alpha-isopropylmalate synthase regulatory domain-containing protein, whose protein sequence is MSTERQADFYEAELPQASLELAKLRASSDYVAPFEIVRRRVIDDVNEGRMTVDATVVIRIGNVEETEAASGVGVVHALDVALRKALLKYFPYLEPVRVIETYQHATGDSTEADVVSVKKFSDGQLLWTTLAKSSNTVEAGWVSLLDGYEWRIINENARLRRMNANPRLSRR